One window of the Penaeus monodon isolate SGIC_2016 chromosome 1, NSTDA_Pmon_1, whole genome shotgun sequence genome contains the following:
- the LOC119590902 gene encoding uncharacterized protein LOC119590902 isoform X1, translated as MMTAFLRRLAVVRGVLLLASPAVIWAQTKSLFPAEEPTPREPLPSCNGAVLGDCLMPGPRPMSWEAAHRHCRSEGGFLLEREELGHFDHLWTSRYQTPLQKNLTMPVSVLSWPALNSTWPGGEATLEELTWTALTSHGGQYQWLSRIPALSAGLDFFVEWQERPPPMARDCAAFNLTSRQFRLLACDRQLRFFCILRRPSGSPDMVPEDEVELRVTTSVKSNHGWVEVSHEKLIELSLTCTAHDARTGALLAKDLPVFWSKDDVYVYHHNKKIFPVLNSRPHQVGCAALGFDRQHPRATRDLLVRNLAPEIYDQTSEQ; from the exons ATGATGACGGCGTTTCTCCGTCGTCTTGCTGTGGTTCGTGGGGTCCTTCTGCTGGCCTCTCCGGCGGTAATTTGGGCGCAGACGAAGTCCTTATTTCCCGCCGAAGAGCCGACCCCTCGGGAGCCCCTCCCCAGCTGCAACGGGGCCGTCCTTGGAGACTGCCTCATGCCCGGCCCGCGGCCAATG TCGTGGGAGGCGGCGCATCGCCACTGCCGCAGCGAAGGCGGCTTCCTGCTGGAGCGGGAGGAGCTGGGCCACTTCGACCACCTGTGGACGTCGCGCTACCAGACGCCGCTGCAGAAGAACCTGACGATGCCCGTGAGCGTCCTGAGCTGGCCGGCCCTCAACAGCACCTGGCCGGGAGGGGAAGCGACGCTCGAGGAGCTCACCTGGACGGCCCTCACCTCTCACGGCGGACAATATCAGTGGCTGTCGCGCATCCCTG CTCTTTCGGCAGGTCTTGATTTCTTCGTCGAGTGGCAAGAGCGCCCTCCGCCGATGGCCAGAGACTGCGCCGCCTTCAACCTCACGTCGAGGCAGTTCCGTCTGCTGGCTTGCGATCGGCAACTGCGCTTCTTCTGCATTCTGCGGCGCCCTTCCGGGTCTCCAG acATGGTCCCCGAGGATGAGGTAGAGCTTCGGGTGACCACCAGCGTCAAGAGCAATCATGGTTGGGTTGAAGTTAGTCATGAAAAGCTGATCGAACTCTCCCTAACCTGCACCGCCCACGACGCTAGAACGGGAGCTCTCTTGGCCAAGGATCTGCCTGTATTTTGGAGCAAG gatgatgtgtatgtgtaccaccacaacaaaaaaatcttCCCGGTCCTGAATTCACGACCCCACCAAGTCGGATGTGCTGCCCTGGGGTTCGACAGACAACACCCCCGTGCAACAAGGGACTTACTGGTGCGAAACTTGGCTCCCGAGATCTACGACCAGACTAGTGAGCAATAA
- the LOC119590902 gene encoding uncharacterized protein LOC119590902 isoform X2, with protein sequence MMTAFLRRLAVVRGVLLLASPAVIWAQTKSLFPAEEPTPREPLPSCNGAVLGDCLMPGPRPMSWEAAHRHCRSEGGFLLEREELGHFDHLWTSRYQTPLQKNLTMPVSVLSWPALNSTWPGGEATLEELTWTALTSHGGQYQWLSRIPGLDFFVEWQERPPPMARDCAAFNLTSRQFRLLACDRQLRFFCILRRPSGSPDMVPEDEVELRVTTSVKSNHGWVEVSHEKLIELSLTCTAHDARTGALLAKDLPVFWSKDDVYVYHHNKKIFPVLNSRPHQVGCAALGFDRQHPRATRDLLVRNLAPEIYDQTSEQ encoded by the exons ATGATGACGGCGTTTCTCCGTCGTCTTGCTGTGGTTCGTGGGGTCCTTCTGCTGGCCTCTCCGGCGGTAATTTGGGCGCAGACGAAGTCCTTATTTCCCGCCGAAGAGCCGACCCCTCGGGAGCCCCTCCCCAGCTGCAACGGGGCCGTCCTTGGAGACTGCCTCATGCCCGGCCCGCGGCCAATG TCGTGGGAGGCGGCGCATCGCCACTGCCGCAGCGAAGGCGGCTTCCTGCTGGAGCGGGAGGAGCTGGGCCACTTCGACCACCTGTGGACGTCGCGCTACCAGACGCCGCTGCAGAAGAACCTGACGATGCCCGTGAGCGTCCTGAGCTGGCCGGCCCTCAACAGCACCTGGCCGGGAGGGGAAGCGACGCTCGAGGAGCTCACCTGGACGGCCCTCACCTCTCACGGCGGACAATATCAGTGGCTGTCGCGCATCCCTG GTCTTGATTTCTTCGTCGAGTGGCAAGAGCGCCCTCCGCCGATGGCCAGAGACTGCGCCGCCTTCAACCTCACGTCGAGGCAGTTCCGTCTGCTGGCTTGCGATCGGCAACTGCGCTTCTTCTGCATTCTGCGGCGCCCTTCCGGGTCTCCAG acATGGTCCCCGAGGATGAGGTAGAGCTTCGGGTGACCACCAGCGTCAAGAGCAATCATGGTTGGGTTGAAGTTAGTCATGAAAAGCTGATCGAACTCTCCCTAACCTGCACCGCCCACGACGCTAGAACGGGAGCTCTCTTGGCCAAGGATCTGCCTGTATTTTGGAGCAAG gatgatgtgtatgtgtaccaccacaacaaaaaaatcttCCCGGTCCTGAATTCACGACCCCACCAAGTCGGATGTGCTGCCCTGGGGTTCGACAGACAACACCCCCGTGCAACAAGGGACTTACTGGTGCGAAACTTGGCTCCCGAGATCTACGACCAGACTAGTGAGCAATAA
- the LOC119591143 gene encoding uncharacterized protein LOC119591143: MKSWTVLILSVYRQENLPVNLQSATSNIRAALQSQLPDINSYIVDPIFAEESAPQASTRLVNYRFQVHFPTHLLESVARLFKDDSLGFRYLLRNGGYQRTSTAALATYCLKETRPTERNGQVIWPFTKAGNTRPSSTRCEVGDKLLPGICRWNYTHGGSLEFDASKCDRFDACPRGYYRISNDLCISFTSPGDWESGLAEAYKTGHERSILDSWSFHNSGNQGETTVYNLLKEVMKGVCWPFYTLASGKKISTSRAFGVCWSWNFLLSL, translated from the coding sequence ATGAAATCGTGGACTGTCCTGATTCTTTCTGTATATCGCCAGGAAAATCTTCCAGTTAATCTCCAGTCTGCCACTTCAAACATCAGGGCAGCTCTACAGTCCCAACTGCCTGACATAAACAGTTACATTGTAGATCCAATATTCGCGGAAGAAAGTGCACCACAAGCATCCACAAGGCTTGTCAACTATCGCTTCCAAGTACATTTTCCAACACATTTATTAGAAAGTGTGGCAAGACTGTTTAAAGACGACAGCCTCGGTTTCAGATACCTTTTGAGAAACGGCGGCTACCAGAGAACTTCCACTGCAGCTCTGGCAACATACTGCTTAAAAGAGACGAGGCCGACCGAGCGGAATGGTCAAGTCATATGGCCATTTACGAAAGCAGGAAACACCCGACCTTCTAGCACGAGGTGTGAAGTGGGAGACAAATTACTACCGGGCATCTGTCGCTGGAATTACACCCACGGTGGGTCCCTTGAATTTGATGCCTCTAAATGTGACAGGTTTGATGCCTGTCCTCGAGGCTACTACCGCATCTCCAATGACCTATGCATCTCCTTTACATCTCCAGGCGACTGGGAATCAGGGCTAGCTGAGGCATACAAGACTGGCCACGAAAGAAGTATATTGGATTCATGGTCATTTCATAATTCTGGAAATCAGGGAGAAACAACTGTATATAATCTGCTGAAAGAAGTAATGAAGGGAGTATGTTGGCCATTCTATACTCTGGCTTCCGGTAAGAAGATTAGTACCTCGAGGGCCTTTGGTGTTTGTTGGTCCTGGAACTTCCTACTTTCCTTATAG
- the LOC119590594 gene encoding LOW QUALITY PROTEIN: adhesion G-protein coupled receptor G2-like (The sequence of the model RefSeq protein was modified relative to this genomic sequence to represent the inferred CDS: deleted 1 base in 1 codon), giving the protein MGWVTTTWKGDVLVCFKGYINKGNYTWSEAESYCENKGAELPSPGVGFLDWAYRQFLYNYGVGAVWMTTERPLWLSNDNDLAMDVVNWLPNTNYSLGHPVLTPHGWDREGEGKTKSTVLCQKKGLERTGREIQLYKRGEGDICIDNEEMLGGSNLLRCFANGREIIVRKVGKPGCKYSIPIVVQGYYQCQQWVTMPFQLVKSNILLHRKKKNLTFAVRMSEKRPYIPEIHDNTFRNMTQQEKGFDICSAEFVKKFEKVYASNGFATMKTFIDNYNNFPGKQNRGIMYNFHLNLQFSGKEENERKVFQLFDLLGSTSELSSGCVVRSVRSTTKCFSESTVDSGIEERNLTWPNTAGGVIALPKELCITEEGEPVTRECLGSFLTGYYWGPPSSSCMGEPTNKTKQLWGINNNATVEKTDIPTTLSSITQNGSTLQPVDIHFVATSFKALSEETEKLDEVDLEEIVQTINNVMEAKDETFEPVQKKLLSSSILYEAFEEMTFKVQLPEAKGDQKVNASRKLITVERFDLEVNSTIIGFESRNGGAVETTIEKGVRTDHADTDVAIILPENLTYKVATSHVSMRAKIRSESKVQLAFAVFKNAKLFQDRDSFPNYTVSSPIIQATYRGEVVKNLEEPVTLIFKPPKYGRKNTKCVFWDFSKHGGRGGWSTQGCWKGKSRGNHDVCHCNHLTCFAQLMNYNSDDFDGNHGLALDIITIIGCCLSIGGLLLVFTTFFLFKKWRRPLDNKILVNLSFSVFCSIVIFLAGINQTWNKILCRSIAVALHYFILASFGWMLVEAVHQYLKFVKVVGTYIPRFMWKASVTAWGVPVVPIIVVLVCDSSLYDHGDDLNPESKICWMSRDGFLYAFLPPLVLTMVINIIMFSLILYGAVCGRARVNSTMSERSLFISQLRMAICVFVLLGFTWIFGILAIWKGRLLFSYLFCIFNTLQGFFIFIFHVYRGRSARRLWGDFLSVISKSPSSTEPSNSNNAHVSMQYRGHLDSVTYNHGGGILVIPQKPTVQMSTRGMSIKSLGTTSTLLHSRTSYTP; this is encoded by the exons ATGGGATGGGTAACAACTACATGGAAAGGCGACGTTTTGGTCTGTTTTAAAGGGTATATCAACAAGGGAAACTACACCTGGTCAGAAGCAGAGAGTTATTGCGAAAATAAAGGTGCTGAACTGCCTTCACCAGGCGTTGGGTTCTTGGATTGGGCCTACAGacaatttctatataattatgGCGTGGGAGCTGTTTGGATGACCACAGAAAGGCCCTTATGGCTATCAAACGACAATGACCTTGCTATGGATGTAGTCAACTGGCTGCCAAATACTAACTATAGTCTGGGCCACCCTGTACTTACTCCTCATGGCTGggatcgagagggagaggggaaaacaaaatcAACTGTTTTGTGCCAGAAGAAAGGTCTAGAGAGGACAGGCAGGGAGATACAATTAtacaagagaggagagggagacatttGCATTGATAATGAAGAAATGCTTGGTGGTTCAAATTTGCTGCGATGTTTTGCCAATGGTAGAGAAATAATAGTGAGGAAAGTGGGTAAACCTGGATGTAAATATTCAATTCCAATAGTTGTGCAAGGTTATTATCAATGTCAACAGTGGGTGACAATGCCTTTCCAGTTAGtgaaatctaatatattattgcaTCGTAAGAAAAAGAATTTAACATTTGCTGTACGTATGTCAGAGAAAAGGCCGTACATTCCTGAAATACATGACAATACATTTAGAAATATGACACAGCAAGAGAAAGGTTTTGATATTTGTTCTGCAGAATTTGTTAAAAAGTTCGAAAAAGTGTATGCGAGCAATGGCTTTGCTACCATGAAAACATTCATAGACAACTACAATAATTTCCCTGGTAAGCAAAATCGTGGGATTATGTACAATTTTCATCTCAATTTGCAATTCTCAggcaaggaggaaaatgaaaggaaagtctTTCAGTTATTCGATCTGTTAGGGAGCACTTCTGAGCTCTCTTCTGGATGTGTAGTACGGAGTGTTAGGAGTACCACAAAATGCTTCAGCGAGAGTACAGTTGACAGCGGCATTGAAGAGAGGAACCTAACCTGGCCAAACACAGCTGGTGGCGTTATTGCTCTGCCAAAAGAGCTCTGCATCACCGAAGAAGGCGAGCCTGTGACGCGGGAATGCCTTGGAAGCTTCCTCACAGGGTATTACTGGGGGCCTCCTTCCAGCAGCTGCATGGGAGAACCGACCAACAAGACGAAGCAGCTTTGGGGAATCAACAACAATGCAACTGTTGAGAAAACTGACATTCCTACGACGCTGTCCAGTATCACTCAGAATGGTTCTACTCTTCAGCCTGTTGACATTCACTTTGTTGCTACGAGCTTCAAGGCTCTTTCTGAAGAGACCGAAAAACTGGATGAAGTTGATCTAGAAGAAATTGTACAGACTATAAATAACGTGATGGAAGCTAAAGATGAAACATTTGAACCAGTTCAGAAGAAGCTGTTATCATCAAGTATCTTATATGAAGCCTTTGAAGAAATGACCTTCAAAGTTCAGTTACCAGAAGCCAAAGGCGATCAGAAAGTAAATGCCTCAAGAAAACTAATAACA GTTGAGCGGTTCGACCTTGAAGTGAACAGCACCATCATTGGCTTCGAATCTCGGAATGGGGGAGCGGTTGAAACGACCATCGAAAAGGGCGTCAGGACGGACCATGCTGACACCGACGTGGCTATCATCCTTCCCGAGAATCTCACATACAAGGTGGCTACATCGCACGTAAGCATGCGAGCCAAGATACGTTCTGAAAGCAAAGTCCAACTTGCTTTTGCTGTATTTAAGAATGCAAAGCTGTTCCAAGACCGGGACTCATTTCCAAATTACACTGTTAGTAGTCCTATCATTCAAGCTACATACAGGGGTGAGGTTGTGAAAAACCTGGAGGAACCGGTCACACTGATCTTCAAGCCTCCTAAATACGGAAGGAAGAACACCAAATGCGTGTTCTGGGATTTCAGCAAGCACGGCGGGAGAGGAGGATGGTCTACTCAAGGCTGCTGGAAGGGGAAGAGTAGAGGAAACCATGATGTGTGTCACTGCAACCACCTCACGTGTTTCGCACAGCTCATGAACTATAATAGTGACGACTTTGACGGCAACCATGGTTTAGCCTTGGACATCATCACGATCATAGGATGCTGTCTCTCGATCGGTGGGCTGCTACTTGTATTCACGACATTCTTCCTCTTCAAAAAGTGGCGGAGACCTCTTGATAACAAGATTCTAGTCAACCTCTCCTTTTCAGTTTTCTGCAGCATTGTTATCTTCCTGGCCGGCATCAACCAGACGTGGAACAAAATCCTTTGCAGGAGTATTGCCGTTGCTCTCCACTACTTCATCCTTGCATCATTCGGCTGGATGCTGGTGGAAGCCGTCCATCAGTACCTCAAATTCGTGAAGGTCGTGGGCACTTACATCCCCAGGTTCATGTGGAAGGCCTCGGTGACTGCCTGGGGCGTGCCCGTTGTCCCTATCATCGTCGTCCTGGTGTGTGACAGCAGCCTTTATGACCACGGAGACGACTTGAATCCAGAGTCGAAGATCTGCTGGATGTCAAGAGACGGATTTCTCTacgctttccttcctcctttagtCCTGACGATGGTCATCAACATCATAATGTTTAGCCTCATCCTCTACGGAGCCGTGTGCGGCCGCGCGCGGGTCAATTCCACCATGTCCGAGAGGTCGCTGTTCATCAGCCAGCTTCGTATGGCCATCTGTGTGTTCGTTCTTCTCGGCTTCACGTGGATATTCGGAATCCTGGCGATATGGAAGGGTCGCCTCttattctcttatctcttctgCATCTTCAATACTCTGCAGggcttcttcatcttcatcttccacgTGTACAGAGGCAGGAGCGCCAGGAGGCTCTGGGGTGACTTCCTCTCTGTCATAAGCAAGAGTCCGTCGTCGACTGAACCTTCGAACTCCAACAACGCTCACGTTTCTATGCAGTATCGAGGTCACCTGGACAGCGTGACCTACAACCACGGCGGAGGGATCCTCGTCATCCCGCAGAAGCCGACAGTACAAATGTCCACGAGGGGAATGAGCATAAAATCGTTGGGCACGACGTCGACCCTCCTTCACTCGAGAACAAGCTACACCCCATAG